Within Hydra vulgaris chromosome 02, alternate assembly HydraT2T_AEP, the genomic segment GATTGAAGGTATTTTTATTGGTTCAATGATAGAGTCAATACAAGTTAAACTTCAAGAAGTAGTTATTGTTAAAAAGATTTCTAATTTTACTAGTATAATGAATGATTTAGATTTAGGAAGTGAATCAGATGATgagttgtaaaatatttaataatctaaggatttaaaaaatatataaaaatgggaGAAAGCTATGGAATTTTATAGAATGTATAAGCCTACGTCATGCAGTTTGTAttggaaaagagaagaaataaataataatttaaaagattaaaaaaaatcttgctatataaaaaatggaaaacataATTCTTATGAGTCTGAAAGACCTACTTCGCATGGATCTGAAAGACCTACTTGACAAACTGATTCCATACATATCATCAGAAATATTAACTCCTGAACCTTTTGTATATAGAATAACAACTGTTCAAAATAAAAGACAACTTGAAAAACTGCGAACAGTAGAGTATTACTGTAGAGTTAGAGGATGGGGGTGTGTATAATATTTCATATGAAACTTTACATATGAAATATTGacaagaaaaagtatttttgaaaaatgatataaagaaaatgaaaattaaaaaaaattatctcgctatataaaaatggaaaataaaacggtaaaagaattaaaacaaatcgctAAAGAGCGAgacattaaatattattataatatgcgAAAAAGCTCTCTAATAACAGAGTTATCGAAAACACAAATAAGAACAGAGTATCTACTTGATGAGCCTGTTTCAGATATATCATCAACAATTTTAGCTCTGTCACCTTTTTAGCCTATTacacaaattataaaataaataaataaaaagattaattcTCTTGCAGATTGGATTTTATCATATGTTCccgataaaattaaaaaaacagctaATGAAAAGATTGATGAATTAAAATCTACAGTTTCAAATTTGTATCAATAATATGGAATTAGAAATCctatagaatttaaattaaagaaatcatCTGTTAAAAATGTGACAAAACAGTTTACAGCTAATGGGATAAAAGGTTACGATGCTTTATCCTTCATAAATGCTGCTAAAAATAATGCTATTAAAGTACTAAACGAAAATAGAAATTCAAAGGTTTATATAGTTATCTATTGTAAAATGGAGTGTACTGATATTAAAACATGAGAAACTATAATCACATCTGCTCCATTTAGAACGAGTAATCAAGTTGTATTAGAAACAACAGATTTAGACGagttttataaaacatcaaagcagaaaattttagaatccttATCATCTTTTCAACAGTTAGGATCAGGTTGGAGATTTGTTTCTATTGAAAAGATGGATATCAATTTTATTGAGTATAATCCTATTAAAGCTAAATCGTATATTCcacttgataaaaatttagcaactaaaaaagtaataattaatataaagaatGAAGATAATCAATATTTTAAGTGGTGTATTGCAAGAGCATTAAATCCAACAGATAATAATCTTCAAAGAGCAGATAAAGAGATTAAAGATCaagctgaaaaaataaactgggATAAAATAGAATTTCCAGTATCCTTAAATCAAATTACACAATTTGAGAAGAACAATCAAGATATCAGTGTCAATGTATATGGTTATGAAAATTCAGAAGTTCATATTTTGCACGTATCAAAGAATAatgatagaaaaaatttaatagatttaCTATTAATCTCAAATGGAGAAACGAatcattactttttaataaaaaatttaagcagattactttcatcacaaacatcaaataaacattgcaaaaaaCACTATTGTAGAAATTGTTTGTTAGAGCTTAATTCTGAAGAATCATTATATAATCATAAACCTTATTGTGATACACATGATTCAGTACGTATCGAACTTCCACCACCAAATTCAACAATGCAATTTACTAATCACAATAAATCAATGTGAGTTCCGTTTGTAGTATATGctgactttgaaagttttatcaaacaaatttaCACTTGCGAACCCAATCCGAACGAATCTTATactaaacaatatcaaaaacatATTCCAAGTTCATtctgttattatattaaatgttttgatgaAAGTTTTTATCAAAGGAGTCCAGTCACATTTACTGCAAGCAGTGAAACAGATGATGTTGCACAGATATTTGTTGATAGTTTACAAGAAGATATTAAGAAAATTTGTGATAGTAtcaaatttccaaaaaagatgatatttacTCCTGAAAACAAGCGTGATTTTAATGCAGCAATAAAATGTCACATTTGTGGAGAAGATCTTGAAAAAGATAAAGTGCGTGACCACTGTcatattactggaaaatatagaggtgctgctcatcaaatttgtaatttaaattataaaattccaaaattctttccagtactatttcacaatttatctaGTTATGATTCTcacttatttataaagaaattatcaGGAGGGAAATTGAGTTGCATACCaaacaatgaagaaaagtatattagCTTTTCTAGAGAAATTAAAGTCGATGAGTATATTAAAGAAGGTAAGAAATTTGAAGTTAAACGTGAACTTCGTTTTTTAGATAGTTATAGATTTATGCAATTTAGCTTAgatgcattttcaaaaaatttaacaaaagatcaatgtaaaaatatcataaagttGTATTCTGGTAAACAATTAGATTTGTTACTCAGAAAAAGTGTGTATCTTTATAATTGGGTAGACtctgttgataaatttaatgaaacCCAATTACCACCAAAAGAGTTATTCTTTTCAAAACTGAACGATGAAGATATAAGTGATGATGATTACTCACATGCACAAACTGTATGGAATGAGTTTCATTGCAAAACATTTAGAGATTATTTTGACTTGTACAACGTTTCAGATGTGCTTTTACTAGCTGACGTCTTTGAAAATTTCAGAGATGTTTGTATGAATTGTTataaattagatcctgcttggtatTATACAtcaccaggattagcttgggatgcagcattgaagaaaacaaaagtaaaattagaacTGTTGAGCGATTACGGTATGATCCTAATGATAAAGAAAGGAATTAGAGGTGGAATCAGTATGATATCCAATAGGTTAGGAAAATCTAATAATAAGTACATGGGTGATGAGTATGACAAAAGCAAAGAATCAacattcatacaatatttagaCGCTAATAATTTATATGGATGGGAAATGAGTAAACCACTTCCAACACATGGTTTTAAATGGATGGAcgaaaatgaaatagaaaactGGAAATCAATTCCATGTATACTAGAAGTAGATTTAGATTACCCTGAACATCTACATGATGATCATAATGACTACCCACTTACTCCTGAAAAGGTGAAATCGCATAAAGTCGATAAATTAATTCCAATTTTAATTCATAAGAAAAGTTATGTGATACattatgaaaatctaaaattgtATGAACGATTAGGATTAGTTATTACAAAAGTTCATAGAGAAGTCATGTTTGAACAAAGCTCTTTGTTAAGCGAATACGTTGAACTAAATACTAATCTTAGAACTAAAGCAACAAATGAACttgaaaaagagttttttaaactgATGAATAATTCAGTCTTTGGTAAAacaatggaaaatattgaaaacagaGTCGATGTTAGATTAGTAACGAACAGAGATGAAGCTGTTAAGTTAGCATCAAGACCAAACTATGAAAGTAGaacaatatttgacaaaaatttaatagctaCACATATGAAAAGAACTAAATTAATGTACAACAAACCAATTTACTTAGGAATGTATATATTAGATTTGAGCAAAACTCTAATGtatgaatttcattatgattacataaagaaaaaatatgctGATCGAGCAAAACTATTATTCacagatacagattcattagcatatgaaataaaaacagaagatttttacgatgatattaaaaatgatgttgaaagtaaatttgatacaagtgtgTTCGATCCAAAGCATCCAGCAATTAATAATGCAGGATTTGAAGTTGGTCTTAATAAGAAAGTATTAGGAATGTTCAAAGATGAAGCAGGAGGAGCACAAATTGAAGAATTTGTAGGACTCAGATCTAAATTATATTTCTACAAAGTACACggaaaagataacaaaaaatgtaaaggagtaaaaaagaatgttgttaaaaaatatattacacatgaagattataaacattgtttattaaataaagtagaTCACATTAGGAAAATGAATGTAATAAGATCCCATTCACATGAAGTATAAactgaagaaataaataaaattgcattaagTGCAGACGAtgataaaagagttattttagaaGACGGAATTCACACTTTAGCATACGGGCATTACAAATTAAGGCAATAGGCATTAAGGCAATAGGCGATAGGCATTAAAGAAACACCACCTCCCTTCACCCAAAGTCATACTAAACAAGATacaaaaaatgacataaatattttttatttatttaaaatgagaataaataaaaaacgaaaagtaattataaaaactttgttattggacgatcataaattaaaattaataaagatatatacaaataatattaaagaaattaatcaaaaaataataaaagctgtaaaacaatattacaaatattacgGTGAAGAATGTATTAATAATGTTGATATTTCAATCTATTTCATACAAAACACTGATAAATATGATCCATTTATAAACGTGTATAATATTATAGAAGTGtacatataaatttacaaaaaatttaaaaaaaaaaaatgatataaataattttcttgcgtatataaaatggaaaatagaaaattaaaattaaaaactcttttacttagtaaaaatgaaataattatatttgcTAATAGAGCtgataaagatttaataaacaaaGATATAAAAGATATAGTAAAAGACGCTTACTGTAACAATGATAACGTAAACTTAGAAATCCATTAAATCAGAAACATTGATAAATATGACTTAATTTCATATTACgatgatattataatatataaaactgaacgtattagtaaatataaaatagtttgtaaagaatatgaagaagaaataaaaaagtcagaTGAAAAGTCAGATGAAAAGTCAGATGAAGAGTCAGATGAAGAGTAAGATGAAGAGATTGAAGAGACTGAAGAGACTGATAATACTAATGTAATTATGAATATTGTAATTAATTCTAAGAAACTAAAGAATCTAACAAttaatcattaatatatataataaaaagtttattatatataaaatgaacaaGTTTATTAATGTTGAAGGATTAGTCTTACCAAATGATCCTCTAACTAATTTTCAATTGATAGAAGccacaaaaaaactaaaaataaaaaactttagaggtGTTTTTGTTAGAGATCAATTACcaaatagaataataaaaaaagaatgtggaatattaaatacaagAGATTCAAGTACtaatggatttcattggatttgttggtataaagaCGATAAAGTAAAGTACACTTTTGACTCTTATAGCCAACCTCCACCATCTGAACTTGTTGAATACTTACGCTatcctgtttattataatagtgaAAGAGTTCAATTTGGAAATACTTCTTATTGCGGTCACTTGTgtctttactttttaaagaaattagatgAAGGATACAATTTTCAAGATATTATTGAAAACTtattgaatacaaaaatataaaaaatctttcagattcatgaaagatttaaaaaaatcttgcgTATAAAATGCCTGTTGATATATTCGGAAAAACTTCAAACTCGAATACACAATCAGTAGTAAACGGATTAACAATGTCTCAAGCTAATAACACATTTCTTAGAAGAGATGGACTAAATAATATGACTGATAAACTTGATATGAATGGTAATACAATAGAAAATGTTCCAGCTCCTATACATCCAAATGATGTTGCTACAAAAGATTATGTTGACCATATAGTACctacttttcactttttaaaaatagtaccAGATTCAAGTTTAACATGTCTTGGATCGAAAAATCAATCTCTTCCACCAAGTACAGGTGATAAGGGAACAGATGCatatattatatcatttaataacaataacagtgGTATCCTAAGAAAACTATGGCTAGCATTATATAAATCTATTACTACTGGACCACCTGTAGCAGGTAAcgtatttcttaaaatatatgcAGATTGCGAACTTTGCATAGGAAATTTAGCTTATACTACAACTAATACTGGAATGGATACTTATGGTCAAGCCTGTGATTTACTGTGTTCTCCACTTGATGGCCCATTTTATGCTAACTCTTTGCAAGGATGTAATATGCATACTCCTACTCAATTTGGaggatattttacatttgatatgccatttaaacaaactttaaaaattgaactttataACGCTACTGGAGCTGTTCTTAAACATGTTCTCCTCCTAAACATGCTAACAATATTGTAGCATTTTGGACTCTATACAACTATGGTAATTATTCATTATCTAGTGGATATGTATATGCAAATAATCAGTCTAAATATAGTACATGTATTTTCATGTCATCTGGGTTAGAAGATTTTTATCTTACATCGGGGAATAGTACTAATCTTACTTCATTTAATAATGAAGAATCTGGATTGTTAGCTCAAATAAACTCTAAAGGTACTACAGCACCATCAATTGATTCAGCAACTACTATCTCATTTTACAGAAATTTTAAAGATTCTATGCCTAGTGTTGGTTCAGGAAGAAGATTGGTAGTCACATTAAACTCTGGTGATGAACAAGTTGGACAATCTGGAAGTTTTCATGTCATTGGTGTAGCTTACTATTACAGTTAAAATCGATCATAAAAGTTATGGtcaattttatatcttaaaatatatataaaattgtggCTGGATAAatggtcaaaaataaaaacaagtcaTTAGTAAAGTGGTATGGATATCCGGATTCGTTCAACTCACGAGTTGATAATAAAGAATTGATAAGTCTGAACTAATAGGACATGTTTTCTTTTACGCTTAAGTTAGATTTCACTTGTGAAATTGATGTAAccataatatattaatatattatggTTGAGATAGTTGAAATCTGATATGAGAATATGGATAGGGatatagttgaaaaaaatgtgcCAGAACCCCTTTTTTATActactaatatataaaaaaaatatgtaaattttcaaaacattttttaaatgatcaacCAACTTATAAAACCTTTAACTATGAActataaaacaaagtataactTATCATACAGTTTgcaaaaacttgattaaaaacgtaatatattagttatttctTTATTGTATCTTTTTCCAAACccataatacttttttattttctgttgaagaaatataactatattttgcaaaactatatttccaagaatgatacaatcatcTCAGGtattttgatttgtatttacGAACGGCTTCTACGACTACTGAGTAGTCAATCTTATTTAATGATAGACAATCTTATTTATCCGATAGATAActtatttttgatttcattaaagACAAGTACAAAAACAACTCTGAGTAAAGGCAACTTTGTATGATAAAATTAGTCAAACACTGGGAGGTATCTAAAGCAGTTAatcaattttgatttatttgtttcctagtttatgatttatttatttacgactttttttacttcttgtagtaatatttttcattttaatcggtatctaaataatttagataaaagCAAATTGAATTATTCGATTTGCTTTTAGGATAATATCTGAAGTTTGATTTACTGTAAGTTCTTAGCAAATATTACGGTAAccaagcaatttttattttttaaactttcatttcCGGAGGACAATTCGGATGTAATAGTTTATGCCAGCTACTAATAGCAAACAACTCTGTAAGCATTTGTAGTTTAGGATCTGCTTTGGTTTCTCTTTGAATGCCTAAAAGTGAAAGGGCTTTAGGAAATGCATATTCAGCcacaaaattgatttatttttctagCCCTTCGTCGTCACTAGGATCAACTAGGATCAAGGATTTTAACTAGGATAAtaagacattat encodes:
- the LOC136076111 gene encoding uncharacterized protein LOC136076111, which encodes MENIILMSLKDLLRMDLKDLLDKLIPYISSEILTPEPFVYRITTVQNKRQLEKLRTVEYYCRVRGWGTSNQVVLETTDLDEFYKTSKQKILESLSSFQQLGSGWRFVSIEKMDINFIEYNPIKAKSYIPLDKNLATKKVIINIKNEDNQYFKWCIARALNPTDNNLQRADKEIKDQAEKINWDKIEFPVSLNQITQFEKNNQDISVNVYGYENSEVHILHVSKNNDRKNLIDLLLISNGETNHYFLIKNLSRLLSSQTSNKHCKKHYCRNCLLELNSEESLYNHKPYCDTHDSVRIELPPPNSTMQFTNHNKSMSPVTFTASSETDDVAQIFVDSLQEDIKKICDSIKFPKKMIFTPENKRDFNAAIKCHICGEDLEKDKVRDHCHITGKYRGAAHQICNLNYKIPKFFPVLFHNLSSYDSHLFIKKLSGGKLSCIPNNEEKYISFSREIKVDEYIKEGKKFEVKRELRFLDSYRFMQFSLDAFSKNLTKDQCKNIIKLYSGKQLDLLLRKSVYLYNWVDSVDKFNETQLPPKELFFSKLNDEDISDDDYSHAQTVWNEFHCKTFRDYFDLYNVSDVLLLADVFENFRDVCMNCYKLDPAWYYTSPGLAWDAALKKTKVKLELLSDYGMILMIKKGIRGGISMISNRLGKSNNKYMGDEYDKSKESTFIQYLDANNLYGWEMSKPLPTHGFKWMDENEIENWKSIPCILEVDLDYPEHLHDDHNDYPLTPEKVKSHKVDKLIPILIHKKSYVIHYENLKLYERLGLVITKVHREVMFEQSSLLSEYVELNTNLRTKATNELEKEFFKLMNNSVFGKTMENIENRVDVRLVTNRDEAVKLASRPNYESRTIFDKNLIATHMKRTKLMYNKPIYLGMYILDLSKTLMYEFHYDYIKKKYADRAKLLFTDTDSLAYEIKTEDFYDDIKNDVESKFDTSVFDPKHPAINNAGFEVGLNKKVLGMFKDEAGGAQIEEFVGLRSKLYFYKVHGKDNKKCKGVKKNVVKKYITHEDYKHCLLNKVDHIRKMNVIRSHSHEV